Sequence from the Sphingobacteriaceae bacterium GW460-11-11-14-LB5 genome:
TGAAGGCGGCTGTCAATACCAGATTTTTATATGCCGATACCACACTCAGAAAAAATCCCGGAATTTATCAATACCGTTTACAAATCAGTGTAGCGCAGGCGGTATTAAAGGATGAAAAAGTGCTGGCTTATGCTTTCGCTCCCGACGAAATACCTGTGGCTGTTGATTTTGATGCAAAAAATACCAGAGGAACTAAAAATATAAACCTGAGTTGGAGAATTGCCAATAACTACCTGCTCAATAGCATCATCATTGAACGTAGCCGTAAGCAGGATGGTTCATTTGCACCCGTAGCAACATTAAACCAAAATGACAGCGTTTTTGTAGATCAGGTTTCTGATGCCAATGAACCTTATTTTTACCGTCTGGCGATGGAAAATATTGTTAATGGTAAAATATATTACGCAGCTGTTGCTCAGGTTATTCCACAGTTTGCTATTGTGCCTTTAAGTGTAACCCATGTAAAAGCAGCACAACTGAGGGAGAAGATTGCGCTAAGCTGGGAAAATCAAGATGAAAAAGCCAATGGATTTTACATTCTGAAAAAGTCAGGTAAACAAGATACCTTTTTGCTGGCTTCAGCTAAAATAATGAAAAATAGCACCGATAAATATCAATGGATAGATAGTGCAAGCACTTTGGTTAATCATGAAATGTATCAGTATAGTATTGTGGCAGAAAGTAACTCCTTTGATAGAAGTAAACCTTCTGATACGGTAACCGTAGCATTCAGCAGAAGTATTCCGGCACTTTCGCCGCCACAACATTTACAGGTTATCACCGCAAACGATACTACTTACAACCTGGTTTGGCAGGTAGATAGCTTGCGGCAGCATGAAATTGCCGGCTATGCTGTTTTTATAAAAAATGCAGGAGGCACAGCATTTCGGGCTTTGGCTGGTGGTGTGGTTACTTCAAACATCAATTACATAGCCATACCAAGACCGAAAAATGGCGATACTTATCAGGTAAGAGCGGTAAATGGAACCAAACAGAGTGCGCCAAGCATCGCCTATACCTATACTAATGCTTTTGAAAAAGAATTTGGTCCAAAATATTTAAAGGCAGCGGTTATCGATCATATGTTGAAAATTAAATGGTTGAAACCAGAAGATGTTGAGGTAAAAGCTTATAAATTATATAAATGGAATGGAAAAGGCTTTGACTTGATCGAGACCATACCATCAGATCAGGATACCGTTACCACCAAAAAATACCTTGCAGGCGAACTCAATATGTACCAGTTAAAAACGGTAAATGCACAAGGTATAGAAAGTAAGGGCAGCAAGATGCTGCAGGTGAATTGATCAGCTCATCAAGTCATTTTGGTTAAGTATAGAGTAATGAAGAAACCTGGTTAAACCAGACTATCAGGAGAAAATATCAGTGGAAAGAATTGACCTTCCATTTTATGTCCCGCCCTAATGGGTGCCACACCTTTAAGTAAAGCTTCGTCGGTATTAGATTCAGTACCGTCAGTAAATACATTTAAAACGAAAGCGCTTCTTGAACGTGGCGATTTATTGGGAAACGAACCATGAACCATTAATGGATGATGAAAAGTAGCATATCCCTTTTTAAGTTCGATCGGAACAGGATGAAATTCGGCCTTCTGCTCTTCTGTTAAATATTGCATCAGGCCCTCCATATCGCCAGCTAAATCTGGTTTATCCAGCAAGCCCCAGCGATGGCTTTTAGGTACATAATATAAACAACCGTTTTCAGTGGTAGCATCATCCAATCCAACCCAGCAGGTTAAATGTTGCATGGGCCCCGTACGCGTCCAGTAAGAATAGTCCTGGTGCCAGGCCACAACGCCTCCGTGTTTTGCGGGTTTACAGAACAACTGATCGTGCCAGAAACGTACGCCTTTATTGCCTAAAATTTGACTGGCAGCCATTGCAAAAGCCGGATTCCATATTACATCATGAAAACCTTCTGTAATCCGCCAGGCACCTAAAGCATGAAATAAAACAGAATTAGGGTCTGCAGATTCATTGCTGTGAAACTCGTGAAATAGCCCATTTAACGGGTGTGCGGGATCAACAATTTCTGCTAATTCTTTGTTCAGCCGGTCAACCTGCCATTCTTCC
This genomic interval carries:
- a CDS encoding phytanoyl-CoA dioxygenase family protein, with protein sequence MPIQHDLSKKHQLISDLFKWPAKASDWEQYKLSNEQIDFFKTYGYVSDVKLLEEWQVDRLNKELAEIVDPAHPLNGLFHEFHSNESADPNSVLFHALGAWRITEGFHDVIWNPAFAMAASQILGNKGVRFWHDQLFCKPAKHGGVVAWHQDYSYWTRTGPMQHLTCWVGLDDATTENGCLYYVPKSHRWGLLDKPDLAGDMEGLMQYLTEEQKAEFHPVPIELKKGYATFHHPLMVHGSFPNKSPRSRSAFVLNVFTDGTESNTDEALLKGVAPIRAGHKMEGQFFPLIFSPDSLV